The following proteins are co-located in the Callithrix jacchus isolate 240 chromosome 10, calJac240_pri, whole genome shotgun sequence genome:
- the ARL14EP gene encoding ARL14 effector protein has translation MMDPCSVGVQLRTTNECHKTYYTRHTGFKTLQELSSNDMLLLQLRTGMTLSGNNTICFHHVKIYIDRFEDLQKSCCDPFNIHKKLAKKNLHVIDLDDATFLSAKFGRQLVPGWKLCPKCTQIINGSVDVDTEDRQRRKPESDGRTAKALRSLQFTNPGRQTEFAPEPGKREKRRLTKNATAGSDRQVIPAKSKVYDSQGLLIFSGMDLCDCLDEDCLGCFYACPACGSTKCGAECRCDRKWLYEQIEIEGGEIIHNKHAG, from the exons ATGATGGATCCATGCTCAGTTGGAGTCCAGCTTCGTACTACAAATGAGTGCCATAAAACATACTATACTCGTCACACAGGTTTTAAGACTTTGCAAGAATTGTCATCAAATGATATGCTTTTACTTCAACTTAGAACTGGAATGACACTTTCTGGGAACAATACAATTTGCTTTCATCATGTAAAAATTTACATTGACAGATTTGAGGATTTACAGAAGTCATGTTGTGACCCatttaacatacacaaaaaaCTAGCAAAAAAGAATTTGCATGTAATTGACTTAGATGACGCCACTTTTCTGAGTGCAAAATTTGGAAGACAGCTTGTACCTGGTTGGAAGCTTTGTCCAAAATGCACACAGATAATCAACGGAAGTGTGGATGTTGATACTGAAGACCGCCAGAGAAGGAAACCTGAGTCAGAT GGAAGAACTGCGAAAGCTTTGAGATCATTACAATTTACAAATCCAGGAAGGCAAACTGAATTTGCTCCAGAACctggtaaaagagaaaaaagaaggcttACCAAAAATGCAACCGCTGGTTCAGACAG acAGGTGATACCAGCGAAGAGTAAGGTCTATGATAGCCAGGGGCTCCTGATTTTTAGTGGGATGGACCTCTGTGACTGCCTCGATGAAGATTGCTTAGGATGTTTCTACGCTTGTCCTGCCTGTGGTTCTACCAAATGTGGAGCGGAATGCCGCTGTGACCGCAAATGGCTGTATGAGCAAATTGAAATTGAAGGAGGAGAAATAATTCATAATAAACATGCTGGTTAA